In Nostoc sp. UHCC 0926, a single genomic region encodes these proteins:
- a CDS encoding DEAD/DEAH box helicase, whose translation MNYPAPSPELDLGSIFPFELDQFQKEAIASLNAGRSVVVCAPTGSGKTLVGEYAIYRALSRGKRVFYTTPLKALSNQKLRDFREKFGFDQVGLLTGDASINRDAPILVMTTEIFRNMLYGTPIGQIGISLVDVDAVILDECHYMNDRQRGTVWEESIIYCPREVQLAALSATVANSDQLTDWLNRVHGPTDLIYSDFRPVPLEFHFCNPKGLFPLLNDSKTKINPRLQKKKGRGGEREKGRSGRPEAPGIIYTLSQLEQRDMLPAIYFIFSRRGCDKAVAEVGDLWLVNNEESQILRQQIDDFLVRNPEAGRSGQIAPLYRGIAAHHAGILPAWKALVEELFQQGLIKVVFATETLAAGINMPARTTVISTLSKRTDTGHRLLNASEFLQMAGRAGRRGMDKQGHVVTVQTPFEGAKEAAYLGTSKPDPLVSQFTPSYGMVLNLLQTHTLEQTRELIERSFGQYMATLHLRPEYDEIAELQTQLAQLHEQIAAVDENELAVYEKLRQRLKVERQILKTLQEQAQDDRQQELGMMLGFAVSGTLLSLKGKNITVPSPVTAILVGKSPGSGQAPYLVCLGHDNRWYVATTGDVVDLYAELPRVEVPPDVLPPPEMPLKPGQSRRGNQETFAIAGRIPNPIESLYLAPEVTEQLSRTAAIQEQLEAHSLHQSGNAATLFKRRARYVELEAELEQLQEQVEQQSQRHWEEFLNLISILQHFGALDNLVPTQLGRIAAAIRGENELWLGLVFASGELDNLDPHHLAAAAAALVMETPRPDSKVNFELSNEVAEALKKLRGIRHQMFHRQRRYNVALPIWLEFELIAIVEQWALGMEWTELCENTTLDEGDVVRILRRTLDLLSQIPHVPHLPHSFQRNAHRAMQLIDRFPVNEVVE comes from the coding sequence GTGAATTATCCTGCGCCGTCTCCAGAACTTGACTTAGGGTCTATATTTCCCTTTGAACTGGATCAGTTTCAAAAAGAAGCGATCGCGTCCCTGAACGCCGGACGCTCCGTAGTCGTGTGTGCCCCCACAGGTTCGGGCAAAACATTAGTCGGGGAATACGCCATTTATCGCGCCCTGTCGCGAGGAAAACGTGTATTTTATACTACTCCCCTAAAGGCGCTGTCGAATCAAAAATTACGTGACTTTCGAGAAAAATTTGGGTTTGATCAAGTCGGACTGTTAACTGGAGATGCTTCCATTAACAGGGATGCACCGATTTTGGTGATGACTACAGAAATTTTCCGAAATATGCTCTATGGCACACCCATTGGGCAAATTGGCATCTCATTAGTAGACGTTGACGCCGTGATCCTTGATGAGTGCCACTACATGAACGATCGCCAGCGCGGTACAGTTTGGGAAGAATCAATTATCTATTGTCCCCGGGAAGTGCAACTGGCAGCCCTCTCAGCAACGGTTGCCAACAGCGATCAACTCACCGACTGGCTAAATCGCGTTCACGGCCCAACAGACCTGATTTACTCCGATTTTCGCCCAGTCCCCTTAGAATTTCACTTTTGCAATCCCAAAGGGTTATTTCCCCTGCTGAATGATAGCAAAACCAAAATTAACCCCCGCCTTCAGAAGAAGAAGGGGAGAGGGGGAGAAAGGGAGAAGGGGAGAAGTGGTAGACCTGAGGCTCCTGGCATCATTTATACCTTGAGCCAGTTAGAGCAACGAGATATGCTACCAGCGATTTACTTTATCTTCAGCCGCCGGGGATGTGATAAAGCGGTGGCAGAAGTGGGTGATTTATGGCTGGTAAATAATGAAGAGTCCCAGATTTTGCGCCAACAGATTGATGACTTTTTAGTCCGCAATCCCGAAGCAGGGCGTTCTGGACAAATTGCACCCCTATACCGAGGAATTGCCGCCCACCACGCCGGAATTTTGCCTGCTTGGAAAGCACTGGTAGAAGAACTATTTCAGCAGGGGCTGATTAAAGTAGTATTCGCCACCGAGACACTAGCAGCGGGAATTAATATGCCCGCCCGGACAACGGTTATTTCTACCCTTTCCAAGCGTACCGACACTGGACACCGCCTGTTGAATGCTTCCGAATTCTTGCAAATGGCGGGACGGGCAGGCCGCCGGGGGATGGATAAACAAGGTCATGTGGTGACAGTCCAAACTCCCTTTGAAGGAGCCAAAGAGGCCGCGTATTTGGGAACATCCAAGCCAGACCCCCTAGTAAGCCAGTTTACGCCCAGTTATGGCATGGTACTCAATTTGCTGCAAACCCACACCCTAGAGCAAACCAGGGAACTCATAGAACGCAGCTTTGGGCAGTACATGGCCACCTTGCATTTAAGACCAGAATACGATGAGATTGCCGAACTGCAAACACAATTAGCTCAACTTCATGAGCAAATCGCCGCAGTTGATGAAAATGAACTGGCTGTTTATGAGAAATTGCGGCAACGTCTGAAAGTGGAACGCCAGATATTGAAAACCCTGCAAGAGCAAGCGCAGGATGATAGACAACAAGAATTGGGGATGATGTTGGGCTTTGCAGTCTCAGGAACTCTGTTGAGTCTCAAAGGCAAAAATATCACAGTGCCTTCACCTGTAACCGCAATCTTAGTAGGGAAATCGCCTGGTTCTGGTCAAGCTCCTTACTTGGTATGCTTGGGGCACGATAACCGCTGGTATGTAGCAACAACAGGGGATGTAGTCGATTTGTATGCCGAACTGCCGCGAGTTGAGGTGCCACCTGATGTACTACCACCGCCAGAGATGCCTTTGAAACCAGGACAGTCGCGCCGTGGTAATCAAGAAACCTTTGCGATCGCCGGGCGTATTCCCAATCCGATAGAATCTTTGTATCTGGCACCAGAAGTAACAGAACAACTCAGTCGAACTGCCGCCATCCAAGAGCAATTAGAAGCTCATTCCTTACATCAATCAGGCAATGCTGCCACGCTTTTCAAGCGTCGCGCCCGCTATGTTGAACTAGAAGCCGAACTCGAACAGTTGCAAGAGCAAGTAGAGCAACAGTCACAACGTCATTGGGAAGAATTTCTCAATTTAATTTCAATTCTGCAACACTTTGGCGCTTTAGATAACTTAGTGCCCACACAATTAGGGCGAATCGCTGCCGCCATTCGAGGGGAGAATGAATTGTGGTTGGGTTTAGTATTTGCTAGTGGTGAATTGGACAACTTAGATCCGCACCATTTAGCCGCCGCCGCCGCCGCTTTGGTGATGGAAACGCCGCGTCCAGATAGCAAGGTTAACTTTGAGCTTAGTAATGAAGTGGCAGAAGCCTTGAAAAAATTGCGGGGAATCCGCCACCAAATGTTCCACCGACAACGGCGGTATAACGTAGCGCTGCCTATATGGTTGGAATTTGAGTTAATTGCCATAGTGGAACAATGGGCGCTAGGAATGGAGTGGACAGAACTCTGCGAGAACACCACCTTGGATGAAGGCGATGTAGTGAGAATTTTACGGCGGACGTTGGATTTATTATCGCAAATCCCCCACGTACCCCATTTGCCACACTCTTTCCAGCGTAATGCCCATCGGGCGATGCAGTTGATTGATAGATTCCCTGTGAATGAGGTCGTTGAATGA
- a CDS encoding heavy metal translocating P-type ATPase codes for MKQKLHSESSGCSNCEHDHHENHNHIHNHNHDENHNHDHDHDHGGEFNLKNEVLPLVVILSLYAPGVIFENQLHNTFYSIGEYLLFIPAYLLSGWSVLKTAGRNILKGRVFDETFLMTVATLGAIAIHKLPEAVGVMLFYKIGELFQDIAVSRSRNSIKALLEVRPDYANIQIDGELKKVSPETVKIGDIIVVKPGEKIPLDGEIIDGNSQVDTSALTGESVPRTVRLGETVLAGMINKMGVLSIRVTKLFDESSIAKILDLVQNAKSKKAETEKFITKFARYYTPIVVFTSLAVALLPPLFISGATSSEWVYRALILLVISCPCGLVISIPLGYFGGVGGAAKRGILVKGSTFLDSLNAVNTVVFDKTGTLTKGVFQVAKIVPQNGFNEQELLQLAAKVESHSNHPIAQSIRNAYGEKIDALDVRDYEEIAGYGIRAKVENQVVIAGSDRLLHREKIAHDNCQLEGTVIHLAVDNIYAGYIVIADELKEDARHAIQALKRMGVEKTVMLTGDNQAIASRIAQQLGIDTYEAELLPEEKVNAIEKLLSSAGKHGKVAFIGDGINDAPVIARADVGMAMGGLGSDAAIETADIVIMTDAPSKVAEAIQIARKTRKIVWQNIGFALAIKAVFIGLGIFGIATMWEAVFADVGVAMLAIFNATRAMK; via the coding sequence ATGAAGCAGAAACTACATTCAGAATCTTCAGGTTGTTCCAACTGTGAACATGACCATCACGAGAATCATAACCATATTCATAATCACAATCATGATGAGAATCATAACCATGACCACGATCACGACCACGGTGGAGAATTCAATCTGAAAAATGAGGTATTGCCTTTGGTAGTGATTTTAAGTTTATATGCACCTGGTGTAATTTTTGAAAATCAATTACACAATACATTCTACTCAATAGGTGAATATTTACTTTTTATCCCTGCTTATTTATTAAGTGGATGGAGTGTTTTAAAAACTGCTGGGCGCAATATACTCAAAGGTAGAGTATTTGATGAAACATTTTTGATGACAGTAGCGACATTAGGGGCGATCGCAATTCATAAATTACCCGAAGCTGTCGGAGTCATGCTATTTTATAAAATTGGGGAATTGTTTCAAGATATTGCCGTTAGTCGTTCTCGTAATTCTATTAAAGCTTTATTAGAAGTCCGCCCAGACTATGCCAATATTCAAATAGACGGAGAACTCAAGAAAGTATCGCCAGAAACAGTAAAGATTGGGGATATTATCGTTGTCAAGCCTGGAGAAAAGATTCCCTTAGATGGTGAGATTATAGATGGTAATTCGCAAGTTGATACATCTGCATTAACTGGAGAATCTGTGCCGCGAACGGTGAGGCTGGGAGAGACAGTTTTAGCTGGGATGATCAATAAAATGGGTGTTCTCAGCATTAGAGTAACAAAACTTTTTGATGAATCTTCCATTGCTAAGATTTTAGACTTGGTGCAAAATGCCAAAAGTAAAAAAGCAGAAACAGAGAAATTTATTACTAAATTTGCTCGATATTATACGCCAATAGTAGTTTTTACATCTCTAGCAGTTGCTTTGTTACCTCCTTTATTCATTTCTGGCGCAACTTCTTCAGAATGGGTTTATCGGGCCTTAATTTTATTAGTTATTTCCTGTCCGTGTGGACTAGTTATCAGTATTCCATTAGGTTACTTTGGAGGTGTGGGAGGTGCTGCTAAACGTGGTATTTTAGTTAAAGGCTCTACATTTTTAGATAGTTTAAATGCTGTTAATACAGTTGTTTTTGATAAAACTGGAACGTTAACTAAAGGAGTATTTCAAGTAGCAAAAATAGTACCACAAAATGGTTTTAATGAACAAGAATTGTTGCAATTAGCAGCCAAAGTAGAATCGCATTCAAATCATCCTATTGCCCAATCTATCCGCAATGCTTATGGTGAAAAAATCGATGCATTAGATGTGAGAGATTATGAAGAAATAGCAGGTTATGGAATTAGAGCCAAGGTTGAAAATCAGGTAGTAATAGCGGGAAGCGATCGCCTATTGCATAGAGAGAAGATTGCTCATGATAATTGCCAGTTAGAGGGAACAGTTATTCATCTAGCAGTGGATAATATTTACGCTGGGTATATTGTCATTGCTGATGAACTTAAAGAAGATGCGAGACACGCTATTCAAGCACTCAAGCGAATGGGTGTAGAGAAAACAGTCATGTTAACAGGAGATAATCAAGCGATCGCCTCCCGGATTGCTCAACAGCTTGGCATAGATACTTACGAAGCAGAGTTATTACCTGAAGAAAAAGTCAATGCCATTGAGAAGTTACTCAGCAGCGCCGGCAAGCATGGTAAAGTTGCCTTCATTGGGGATGGTATTAATGATGCGCCAGTGATTGCTAGAGCAGATGTTGGCATGGCAATGGGTGGGTTAGGCTCAGATGCGGCGATAGAAACTGCCGATATTGTGATCATGACAGATGCACCGTCAAAAGTCGCAGAAGCAATACAAATTGCTAGAAAAACCCGCAAAATTGTTTGGCAAAATATTGGGTTTGCTTTAGCAATTAAAGCTGTATTTATTGGATTGGGTATTTTCGGGATAGCGACTATGTGGGAAGCTGTCTTTGCTGATGTCGGAGTAGCAATGCTTGCAATTTTCAACGCAACTAGAGCGATGAAATAA
- a CDS encoding caspase family protein codes for MAIAFLIHRMTNQTFTNGYALLIGVGADLPVTVKDATAIRDILIDPSRAAYPSEQVTLLTETSSIRQNILAAFDEIIAQVNQNPDATVIIYYSGHGGRIQRTNEYFLVPFGYDPSQHADTAISGLEFTQKIEAITARKLVVLLDCCHAGGVPALKEPGETFVKSPLPPELLNVLGTGSGRVVVASSREDEYSYTGQPYSAFTDCLLSALQGKAAVNKDGYARILDILVYLFDQVPKRASGLQHPFVNKVLDLGDNFPLCYYAGGSKFLPGEAATIETSPSATSLTAGGRRRSQQKLDALQAEFDIRSEKFKQMKKAVAIEAGTAVKFQLEQQLLDEEAKLAHLGDELDKIESALQS; via the coding sequence ATGGCGATCGCATTCCTCATCCACCGCATGACAAATCAAACTTTTACCAACGGTTATGCATTACTTATTGGCGTAGGTGCTGATTTACCTGTCACTGTCAAAGATGCAACGGCTATACGAGATATACTAATTGACCCAAGTCGCGCCGCCTATCCATCAGAACAAGTCACACTGCTAACCGAAACCTCTTCAATTCGGCAAAACATCCTCGCAGCTTTTGACGAAATCATCGCCCAGGTCAATCAAAATCCTGATGCAACTGTCATCATTTACTACTCTGGTCACGGTGGACGCATCCAGCGCACCAATGAATACTTCCTTGTACCATTCGGCTATGACCCCAGCCAACACGCAGACACAGCCATCTCAGGTTTAGAATTTACCCAAAAGATTGAAGCAATTACAGCGCGTAAACTTGTAGTTTTATTAGATTGCTGTCATGCTGGTGGCGTTCCAGCTTTGAAGGAACCAGGAGAAACATTTGTAAAATCGCCCTTACCGCCGGAACTGTTAAATGTGTTAGGAACAGGAAGCGGTCGAGTTGTGGTTGCTTCTTCGCGAGAAGATGAATATTCTTACACAGGTCAACCCTACAGTGCTTTCACCGATTGCTTGTTGTCAGCCTTGCAAGGGAAAGCAGCGGTGAATAAAGATGGCTATGCACGTATTCTTGATATTTTAGTTTACTTGTTTGACCAAGTGCCAAAAAGAGCATCAGGGCTGCAACACCCGTTTGTAAATAAAGTGCTGGATTTAGGCGATAATTTTCCCCTTTGCTATTACGCAGGTGGAAGTAAATTTTTGCCTGGTGAAGCAGCAACTATTGAAACTAGCCCATCTGCTACTAGCTTAACTGCTGGAGGGCGACGGCGATCGCAACAAAAACTAGACGCACTTCAAGCAGAATTTGACATCCGCAGTGAGAAGTTTAAGCAGATGAAGAAAGCTGTAGCAATTGAGGCTGGTACGGCAGTTAAGTTTCAATTAGAACAGCAGCTTCTTGATGAAGAGGCAAAACTGGCACATCTTGGCGATGAACTGGATAAAATTGAGTCTGCATTGCAATCATGA
- a CDS encoding aromatic ring-hydroxylating dioxygenase subunit alpha: protein MNLNSQTFSSTRKPKTFNNPERFIEGWYWLIPSLNLRVGEVKPVTILGRELAIYRGKDKRVVTFDAYCPHMGAHLAEGKVEGNALRCFFHHWKFDAEGMCIDIPCLDAPLSLKLQTWPTAEKYGMIWIWTGEIPQQPLPFVPELEEKECDVAITSHFVMNCHPNVVMINAIDAQHLNTIHKLPIEVIFERQELNENAIIFSNTAPIKNNSFFIKLIRLFYKNAITYSICYWYGSIGIVTVGPDFFHVHMMVAVRLHEGGKTEGQILLMTKKGKGIFGWLCNRVVLWLTKITAKYFLMGDIKIVQTIQFDLKTPIKADQSIMQFINYVEKQQSLMWGTWQEARSRDVESKPKRERWQDTMSND, encoded by the coding sequence ATGAATCTCAACTCGCAGACTTTTAGCTCAACCCGTAAACCTAAAACTTTCAATAATCCAGAGCGTTTTATTGAGGGATGGTATTGGTTAATACCCTCTCTAAATCTGCGGGTGGGTGAAGTAAAACCTGTCACGATTTTGGGCAGAGAATTAGCGATTTACCGTGGTAAAGACAAAAGAGTAGTTACCTTTGATGCCTACTGTCCGCATATGGGCGCTCACCTTGCTGAAGGCAAAGTTGAGGGTAATGCACTACGTTGTTTTTTCCACCATTGGAAGTTTGATGCTGAAGGGATGTGTATTGATATCCCATGTTTAGATGCGCCACTTTCCCTAAAGTTACAAACTTGGCCTACTGCTGAAAAGTACGGGATGATTTGGATTTGGACTGGAGAAATACCACAGCAACCCCTACCTTTTGTTCCAGAGTTAGAAGAAAAAGAGTGTGATGTTGCTATTACTTCCCATTTTGTGATGAACTGTCACCCGAATGTGGTAATGATTAATGCAATTGATGCTCAACACCTCAATACAATTCACAAACTGCCAATAGAAGTTATTTTTGAAAGACAGGAACTGAACGAGAATGCTATTATCTTCAGTAACACTGCACCCATCAAAAACAATTCCTTTTTCATTAAGCTCATCCGTCTTTTCTACAAAAATGCCATAACTTACAGTATTTGCTATTGGTACGGCAGCATTGGCATTGTGACAGTTGGCCCCGATTTCTTCCATGTTCACATGATGGTTGCAGTTCGCCTCCACGAAGGGGGAAAAACTGAAGGTCAAATCTTGTTGATGACCAAAAAAGGTAAAGGAATTTTTGGTTGGTTATGCAATCGAGTTGTACTATGGCTGACTAAGATTACAGCTAAGTACTTTCTCATGGGTGACATTAAGATTGTCCAAACAATTCAGTTTGATTTGAAAACTCCCATCAAAGCAGATCAGTCAATTATGCAGTTTATTAACTATGTTGAAAAACAGCAATCCCTAATGTGGGGGACTTGGCAAGAAGCGCGATCGCGCGATGTGGAGAGCAAGCCCAAGCGTGAGAGATGGCAAGATACAATGAGTAATGACTAA
- a CDS encoding heavy metal-responsive transcriptional regulator: protein MLTQETKLLLIGQVTDISGIPIRTIRYYESLGLLKSLRRTEGGFRQFSLDVLTRLAFIKRAQNLGLSLEEIGNILQVYDQGQAPCGEIKEKLENKLLQIDHQIDQLLTLRSEIDGLLSGWKNNGRQHKDTICPIIQNTPQC from the coding sequence GTGTTAACTCAGGAGACAAAACTGCTTTTGATTGGTCAGGTAACAGATATAAGCGGAATCCCCATCAGGACAATTCGCTATTATGAGAGTTTAGGTTTACTCAAATCATTAAGACGAACAGAGGGAGGCTTTCGCCAGTTTTCATTAGATGTGCTGACTCGTTTAGCTTTCATTAAAAGGGCACAAAATCTTGGTCTTAGCTTAGAGGAGATTGGAAATATTCTTCAGGTTTATGACCAAGGACAAGCTCCCTGTGGTGAAATTAAAGAAAAGCTCGAAAATAAGCTCTTACAAATTGATCACCAAATCGATCAGTTGTTAACTTTACGGTCTGAAATAGATGGATTACTGTCAGGCTGGAAGAATAATGGCAGACAGCATAAAGACACAATTTGTCCCATTATCCAAAACACCCCTCAGTGCTGA